The genomic stretch CGGCGGGCGAAGGCCACGATGAGGCCGAGGCCGACGGTGACCTCCGCGGCCGCGACGGCCATGACGCCGATCGCGAACACCTGCCCGTCGACGGCACCGAGCAGGCGCGAGAAGCCGACGAGCGCCAGATTGGAGGCGTTGAGCATGATCTCGAGCGAGAGCAGGACGATGAGGGGGCTGCGGCGCAGCAGCACGCCGGTGGCGCCGATCGCGAACAGCACGCCCGAGACGGCGAGGTACCAGGGGACGCCGGGGCCGAGCACTACGACCGCTCCCCCTCGGCATCGGAGCGCATGCCGAGCACGACGCCGCCGACGGCCGCGACGAGCAGCACGATCGAGGTGATCTCGAAGGCGAGCAGGTGGTCGGTGAGGAACAGCTTCCCGATCTCCGCCGGGCTGCCGAAGGAGCCGGAGACGGCCGCCTCGTCGGAGAGGCGCCCGCCTGCCTTGAGCAGCAGCGCCACGACGACCTCGACGAGCAGCGCGGCCCCGGCGACGAGCGCCGCGAGCTGCAGCCAGCGCCCGCCGCCTGCCCACGGCGCGTCGGCTCGCCCGCCGAGGTAGGCGATCACGAACAGGAACATCACCATCACGGCGCCCGCGTAGACGAGGATCTGCGCGGCGGCGACGAACTCGGCCGACGCGAGCAGGTACAGCACCGCAAGCGAGGCGAGGTTCCCGATCAGCGACAGCGCCGAGTAGAACGGGTTGGTGAAGCCGACGACGGCCATCCCCGTGCCGAGGCAGGCGAGCGCGGCGACGATCCAGATCACCCAGACGAGGAAGTTGCCCATCTAGCTGGAGGTCTTGTAGGCCGGCACCGGCGTGTCGTAGAGGGCGGGATCCTGAACGGGGACGCGCTTGATCGGCTCGCCGAGGAGCATGTCCTTCGTGTAGACGAGGTCGTCGCGCGAGTACTCGGAGATCTCGAACTGGTTCCCGAGCGTGATCGCGTCGAACGGGCAGGCGAGCTCGCAGTAGCCGCAGAAGATGCAGCGGCTCATGTTGATCTCGTAGATGCGCGCGTAGCGCTCGCCGGCCGAGACGCGGTTGTCGGCGGTGTTCTCGGCGGCGACGACGCGGATGCAATCGGAAGGGCAGGCTGCGGCGCAGAGCGAGCAGCCGACGCACTTCTCGAGCCCGTTCTCGTGCCGGTGCAGCATGTGCCGTCCGCGGAAGCGCGGGTACACCGCCCGCTTGAACTCGGGGTACTGCTGCGTGATCGGCTTGCGGAAGATCTGCCGGAACGTGACGCCGAATCCCTTGAGCGTTCCGAACGGCTGCGGGCTCATCGGCCGGACACCTTAGATCGCCACCACGAGGATCGCCGTCACAACCGCGTTCAGCGTCGCCACCGGCAGCAGCACCTTCCAGCCGAAGCGCATGAGCTGGTCGTAGCGCAGGCGGGGCAGCGTCGTGCGCACCCAGATGAAGACGAACAGGAGCAGGAAGAGCTTGAGCACGAACCACAGCGGCCCCGGCAGCAGCGGCCCGTGCCAGCCGCCGAGGAAGAGCGTCACGCAGAGGCCGGAGAGGGTGATCAGGTTGATGTACTCGGACATCGAGAAGAGCCCGAAGCGCATGCCGCCGTACTCGGTGTGGTATCCGGCGACCAGCTCCTGCTCGGCCTCCGGCAGGTCGAACGGCGCCCGCGCGGTCTCGGCCGTGCCGGCCGCCAGGAAGACGGCGAAGCCGACGAACTGCGGCAGCACGTACCACGTCTCGTTCGCCTGCGCCTGCACGATGTCGACGAGCGACAGCGAGCGCGCCATCAGGATCACGCCGAGCACGCTGAGAGCGAGCGACACCTCGTACGAGACGAGCTGCGCGCACGTGCGCATCGAGCCGAGCAGCGCGTACTTCGAGTCGGACGACCAGCCGCCGAGGATGAAGCCGTAGATGCCGAGCGAGCCGATGGCGAAGACGAGCAGCAGCGCGATCGGCAGGTCGGCGACGTAGCCGTTCACCTGGTAGCCGGCGATCGTCCAGCCCGGGCCGAACGGGATCACCGAGAAGGTCGAGAGCGCCGTGAACGCCGCCAGGAAAGGCGAGCTGATGTAGAGCACGTCGATCGCGGCGGCCGGAAAGAAGCTCTCCTTGCGGATCAGCTTCACGAGGTCGGCGATCGGCTGCAGCAGCCCGTACGGGCCGGCCCGGTTGGGGCCGTAGCGCAGTTGCATGCGACCCATGATCTTGCGCTCGGCGAGCGTCAGGTACGCGAACGTGACGAGGACGAGGTTGATGATGATCGCCGCCTTGATGAGCGCGATCCACCACGGCTCGCCGTTCGCGCCGGACGCGAGGAGCAGGCGTACGGGAAAGGTCATCGCTTCACGACCTCGACGATCTGGTGCAGGTCGGCGGCGTGCTCGTCGGCGATCCGTGCCACGCCCTCGGCGAGCCGCCGGTCGATGCGGGCGCGCAGCTCGACGGAGGTGCCGTTCGAGCGCACGAGCACGGTGTCCCCGCCTGCGATCGCGCGGCGCTCGGCGTCGGCGGCCGAGAGCACGAGCTCGGGCTCGGGTCGCTGGAAGCCGAGCGCGGCGACGCGTTCCACCTGGGGGCCGGAGAAGAGGGGCCGGTAGCGCACGAGGCGCAGCTCGCCGACGAAGCGCGCGTCGGCCGTGCGCGGCTGCGCGGGAGCCTTCGTCTCGCCTGCGGGAGGGGGCGGCTCGTAGGCGCCGCGGCCGGGCAGCGGCGCGGCGCCGTCGAGCTCGGCCGCCGAGACGCCGCCGAACGCCTTCTGCGACAGCTCCTCGAACACCGCCGCGGCGTGCGGCGACAGCTCCACGCCGAAGCGCCCGGCGAGCCGCGCGATCCAGGCGAGCTCGTCCGGCACCGGCGCGATCGCGGCCCGGCGCAGGCGCTGCAGGCGCCCTTCGAGGTTGAGCAGCGTGCCGTCCCGCTCGAGCGCCCCCGTCGCCGGCAGCACGAGGTCGGCCCAGCCCACGGCGAGCCCGTGGAACATCGTGATCGCGATCACCGTGCCCGCACGCTCGGCGAGCGCGCGCACGGCCGGGTCGGAGGCGGCCTCGTCGCCGGAGACGATGAGCAGGCCGATCGGCTCCGGGTCCGCCTCGTCCTCGTCGGCCGCCGCCGCCCATGCCCGGGCGACGCCGCGGCCGTTGGGCGTGGCGGGCAGGTGGAAGGCGCCGCAGGCGGGCTTTCCCTCGAAGCCGAGCGCGTGCGCCGCCTCGGCGAGGCGTGCGCCGCCGCCGCCGCCCGGGCCCGACCACACGAGGATCGCGCGGTCGGCGGCGCGGAGGCGGGCGCCGAGCGCGTCGGCGGGATCGGTGAGCGCATGGAGCGCGGCTGCGGCGCCGCCGGGGAGCACATGGTGGTCGCCGGCGGGGCCGTAGCGGACGACCTCCGCGCCGTTGCGGGCGGCAGCCTTGAGCCACAGGTCGACGACCGGCGCCCTGTCGGCGACGTCGTCGTCGCCGACGACGACGACGATCTCGGCGTCGGCGAGGGCGGACAGCGGGAGCCGGAAGGCGTCGAGCGAGCCGGAGGTCGACTCCGGCAGCACGGCGGAGTGCGCGCCGAGGCCGCCGCGCAGGAGCCGGGCGAGGCCGTAGGCCTGCTCGAGCGTCTCCGAGCCGGACAGCGCCGTCACGATGCGCCCCTCCGCGCCGCGCAGCAGCTCCTCGGCGCGGTCGAGCGCCGCCTCCCACGTGACCGGCGCGAGCCCGAGCGGGCCGCGCGCGAGCGGCGCGGCGATGCGGTCGTCGGCGAGCAGGTGCGGGGAGGTGAACCGGCCCTTGTCGCACAGCCAGCCGCCGTCGACCTCGGGGTGGTTGCGCGAGAGCACGCGCTTCACCTTGCCTTCGCGCACCGTCGCGTTGATGTTGCAGCCGACCGGGCAGAGGCCGCACACGGTGGGGACGTTCTGGATCTCCCACGGGCGCGCTTCGAAGCGGTACTGCGTCGAGGTGAGCGCGCCCACCGGGCACAGCTCGACGACGTTGCCCGAGAAGGGCGAGCGGTAGGGGTCGCTCTCGAAGGTGGCGATCTCGGTGTGGGCGCCGCGGTTGCGCGCGATCAGCTGGTTGTCCTCCGCCACGTCGGAGGAGAAGCGCGTGCAGCGGTAGCAGAGGATGCAGCGCTCGCGGTCGAGGGCGATCAGCGGCGAGATCGGGATCGGCTTCTCGAGCGTGATCTTCGAGAACGACATGCGCGTGCTGCCCGGCCCGTAGCGGAAGGTGAGGTCCTGCAGCGGGCATTCGCCGCCCTTGTCGCAGACGGGGCAGTCGAGCGGGTGGTTGACGAGGATGAACTCGAGCGTGGCGTTCTGGCCCTCGGACGCCTTCGCGGACGTGGCGGCGGTCCTGACGACCATGCCGTCCTGCGCGGTCAGGGTGCAGCCTGCCTGCAGCTTCGGCAGGCCCTCGACCTCCACGAGGCACATGCGGCACGCGCCCACCGGAGGCCCGAGGCGCGGCTCGTAGCAGAACACGGGGATCTCGATCCCCGCGGCCTGGGCGCTCTCGACGAGCCCGGTGCCCTTCGGCACCTCGACCTCGCGGTCGTCGATCGTGAGCTTCACCGTCTCGCTCATAGGGGAACGACCTCGCGGGCGTGGTGGTGGGTGTGCATCGCCACGGGCGCCAGCACGTGGTCGAGCGAGGACGAGCCGTGCAGCGGGCAGCCGCCCTCGTCGATGTGCGCCTGGAACTCGTCGCGGAACTTGTCGACGTAGCTTGCGACGGCGATCGCGTCCGAGTCGCCGAGCGGGCACAGGCACTTGCCGTTGATGCGCTCCGCCACGCTCAGGAGCAGGTCCATGTCGGCCTGCGAGCCGCGCCCGTCTTCGATCTTCTGGAGGATGCTCGTCAGCCACCTCGTGCCGACGCGGCACGGGGTGCACTTGCCGCACGACTCGTGCTCGTAGAACTGGGACACGCGTACGGCGAGCTGCACCATGCAGCAGCGGTCGTCGATCGCGATCACGGCGGCGGAGCCGATCGCCGTGCCCGCGCCGGTCAACGAGTCGAAGTCGAGCGTGACGCGCTCCACCTCGGCGGCGGTGAGGATCGGCGTCGACGATCCGCCCGGGATCACGGCCTTGAGCGTGCGGCCGCCGGCGATGCCGCCGCCGACGCCGTAGATGAGATCCCTGAGCGGGAAGCCGTGGGGAAGCTCGTAGTTGCCGCCGTTGACGACGTTGCCGGAGAGCGAGAAGACGCGCGTGCCGGTGGAGTTCTCGACGCCGAGCTTCGCGTACTCGGCGCCGCCGAGCTCGATCACCGCGGTCGCCGTCGTGATCGACTCGACGTTGTTGACGGCGGTGGGCGAGGCGTAGAGGCCCGCGATGGCCGGGAACGGCGGCTTCGTGCGCGGCTGCCCGCGGCGGCCTTCGAGCGACTCGAGCAGCGCGGTCTCCTCGCCACAGATGTACGCGCCTGCGCCGCGGTGCACGACGACCGTGACGTCGCCGAGCAGGTCGCGCGCCTTCATCTGCTCGAGCGCTGCCACCAGCACCTCGAACTCCTGCTCGTACTCGCCGCGGATGTAGACGAACACGTGCTTCGACTCGATCGCGTGGGCGGCGATGAGGCAGCCTTCGAGGAAGCGGAACGGGACGCGCAGCATGATCTCGCGGTCCTTGAACGTGCCCGGCTCCGACTCGTCGGCGTTGACGACGAGGTAGTGCGGCTTGGCGATGCGGTCGGGCTTGGGGACGAAGCTCCACTTGCGGCCGGTCGGGAAGAAGGCGCCGCCGCGGCCGCGCAGGTTCGACGCGTCGAGCTCGGCGATGACCTCGTCCGGCGTCATCGCGCGCGCCTTGGCGAGCGCGGCGAAGCCGCCGACGGCCTCGTAGTCGGCGATCTGCGTGAGGGCCCCGCCGCCGCTGCCGGCGAAGACGATCTCCGGCGTGCTCACGCGCTCTCCCCGCGCAGCTCTGCCACGATGCCGGGCACGTCGGCCGCCTGCACGTGCAGCCTGTGCCGGTTGTTGACGGCGACGACCGTGGCCCAGCCGCAGCCGCCGAGGCACTCGACCGTCCGCAGCGTCCAGGCGCCGTCGCCCGACGTCTCGCCGGCCCCGAGGCCGAGCTCGGAGGCGAACGCCTCAACCACCTGCTGCGCGCCGTTGAGCCCGCACGAGATGTTCGTGCATACCTCGATCACGTGCTCGCCGACGGGCTCGAGGCGGAACATGTCGTAGAACGACGCGATCGAGAGGCAGTAGGCGGGCGTGAGGTCGAGCGCGTCCGCGACCTCGCGGAAGGCCTGCTCGGGCAGCCAGCCGCCGTGCCGCTCCTGGGCGAGCTGCAGCGCGGGCATCACCGCCGATCGTGGGTCGGGGTACATCGCCTTCAACTCCTGGATGCGGTCGTACAGCGGGATCACGCCGCGCCGCCCGATCCGCGCGATCGTCGGGGAGCGCGTGTCACCTGTCGACCTCGCCCATGACGCCGTCGAGCGACCCGACGATCGCGATCATGTCCGCCACGGCGGCGTCGCGCATGCAGGTCGCGGTCGCCTCGAGCGCCACGAAGCTCGGCGCGCGGAACTTGACGCGCCACGGCTTCGGCCCCCCGTCGGAGACGACGTAGCAGCCCATCTCCCCCCGGGCCGACTCGACGACGACGTAGACCTCGCCCTCGGGCACGCTGTAGCCCTCGGTGACGATCTTGAAATGGTGGATCAGCGACTCCATCGAGGTGTGGAGCTCGTGCCGGGGCGGCAGCACGACCTTGCGGTCGTCGGCGATCCACGGCTCGCCCTCCATCTCCTCGAGGCGGTCGACGCACTGGGCGATGATGCGCACCGACTGGCGCATCTCGTCCATGTGCACCTTGTAGCGGTCGTAGACGTCGCCGCCCGTGTAGACCGGCACGTCGAAGTCGACCTCGTCGTAGGCGAGGTAGGGCATGTTCTTGCGCAGGTCCCAGTTGACGCCGGAGGCGCGCAGGCACGGCCCGGACTGGCCGAGCGCGATCGCGTCGTCCGCCGACAGCAGGCCGATGCCCTTCGTGCGCTTGAGCCAGATCGCGTTCGCGTCGAGAATGGCCTCGTACTCGTCGACCGCCTTCGACATCTGCTTGCAGAAGGTGCGGGCGTTCTCGTAGAAGCCCGGCGGAATGTCCTCCGCGAGGCCGCCCGCCTGGAAGTAGCGGGTGTGCATGCGCGTGCCGCAGACCATCTCGGAGAGGTCGAGGATCGCGTCGCGCTCGTCGAACGTGTACCAGAACATCGAGATCGCCCCGAGCTCGAGCGCCGAGGTGCCGAGCCACACGAGGTGGGAGTGGATCCGGTTCAGCTCGGACAGGCACATGCGCATCCAGGTCGCCTTGCGCGGCGTCTCGAGGCCGAGCAGCTTCTCGATCGCCAGCACGAACACGAGCTCGTTGGTCTGGAACGAGAGGTAGTCGATGCGCTCCGGATACGTGATGCACTTCCACCAGGTCTTCTGCTCCATCGTCTTCTCGAAGCCCGTGTGCAGGTAGCCGATGACGGCGGAGAGGCCGGCGACCATCTCGCCGTCGAGGTCGACGACGAGTCGCAGCACGCCGTGCGTCGACGGGTGGTTGGGTCCGAAGTTGATCGTCAGGATGTCCTCGAGGTCGTGCTTGTCGGGATCGACCTGCAGCACCGTCGGGATCGGGCTCGGGATGCGGGAGCCCTCGTAGATCTGCGCCGTGCTCTCCATCACCGCCACGGCCCTACTCCTCCCCCGAGAAGCGGACGGGCTCGCCGCCGATCGGATAGTCCTTGCGCAGCGGGTGGCCCTCCCAGTCGTCTTCCATGAGGATGCGGCGCAGGTTCGGGTGGCCGCGGAAGACGATCCCGAACATGTCCCAGGCCTCGCGCTCGAACCAGTCCGCGGTCGGCCACACGCCGACGACGCTGTCGATCTCCTCGCG from Gaiella occulta encodes the following:
- a CDS encoding NADH-quinone oxidoreductase subunit D is translated as MESTAQIYEGSRIPSPIPTVLQVDPDKHDLEDILTINFGPNHPSTHGVLRLVVDLDGEMVAGLSAVIGYLHTGFEKTMEQKTWWKCITYPERIDYLSFQTNELVFVLAIEKLLGLETPRKATWMRMCLSELNRIHSHLVWLGTSALELGAISMFWYTFDERDAILDLSEMVCGTRMHTRYFQAGGLAEDIPPGFYENARTFCKQMSKAVDEYEAILDANAIWLKRTKGIGLLSADDAIALGQSGPCLRASGVNWDLRKNMPYLAYDEVDFDVPVYTGGDVYDRYKVHMDEMRQSVRIIAQCVDRLEEMEGEPWIADDRKVVLPPRHELHTSMESLIHHFKIVTEGYSVPEGEVYVVVESARGEMGCYVVSDGGPKPWRVKFRAPSFVALEATATCMRDAAVADMIAIVGSLDGVMGEVDR
- the nuoF gene encoding NADH-quinone oxidoreductase subunit NuoF, yielding MSTPEIVFAGSGGGALTQIADYEAVGGFAALAKARAMTPDEVIAELDASNLRGRGGAFFPTGRKWSFVPKPDRIAKPHYLVVNADESEPGTFKDREIMLRVPFRFLEGCLIAAHAIESKHVFVYIRGEYEQEFEVLVAALEQMKARDLLGDVTVVVHRGAGAYICGEETALLESLEGRRGQPRTKPPFPAIAGLYASPTAVNNVESITTATAVIELGGAEYAKLGVENSTGTRVFSLSGNVVNGGNYELPHGFPLRDLIYGVGGGIAGGRTLKAVIPGGSSTPILTAAEVERVTLDFDSLTGAGTAIGSAAVIAIDDRCCMVQLAVRVSQFYEHESCGKCTPCRVGTRWLTSILQKIEDGRGSQADMDLLLSVAERINGKCLCPLGDSDAIAVASYVDKFRDEFQAHIDEGGCPLHGSSSLDHVLAPVAMHTHHHAREVVPL
- a CDS encoding 2Fe-2S iron-sulfur cluster-binding protein, which produces MSETVKLTIDDREVEVPKGTGLVESAQAAGIEIPVFCYEPRLGPPVGACRMCLVEVEGLPKLQAGCTLTAQDGMVVRTAATSAKASEGQNATLEFILVNHPLDCPVCDKGGECPLQDLTFRYGPGSTRMSFSKITLEKPIPISPLIALDRERCILCYRCTRFSSDVAEDNQLIARNRGAHTEIATFESDPYRSPFSGNVVELCPVGALTSTQYRFEARPWEIQNVPTVCGLCPVGCNINATVREGKVKRVLSRNHPEVDGGWLCDKGRFTSPHLLADDRIAAPLARGPLGLAPVTWEAALDRAEELLRGAEGRIVTALSGSETLEQAYGLARLLRGGLGAHSAVLPESTSGSLDAFRLPLSALADAEIVVVVGDDDVADRAPVVDLWLKAAARNGAEVVRYGPAGDHHVLPGGAAAALHALTDPADALGARLRAADRAILVWSGPGGGGGARLAEAAHALGFEGKPACGAFHLPATPNGRGVARAWAAAADEDEADPEPIGLLIVSGDEAASDPAVRALAERAGTVIAITMFHGLAVGWADLVLPATGALERDGTLLNLEGRLQRLRRAAIAPVPDELAWIARLAGRFGVELSPHAAAVFEELSQKAFGGVSAAELDGAAPLPGRGAYEPPPPAGETKAPAQPRTADARFVGELRLVRYRPLFSGPQVERVAALGFQRPEPELVLSAADAERRAIAGGDTVLVRSNGTSVELRARIDRRLAEGVARIADEHAADLHQIVEVVKR
- the nuoI gene encoding NADH-quinone oxidoreductase subunit NuoI, yielding MSPQPFGTLKGFGVTFRQIFRKPITQQYPEFKRAVYPRFRGRHMLHRHENGLEKCVGCSLCAAACPSDCIRVVAAENTADNRVSAGERYARIYEINMSRCIFCGYCELACPFDAITLGNQFEISEYSRDDLVYTKDMLLGEPIKRVPVQDPALYDTPVPAYKTSS
- a CDS encoding NADH-quinone oxidoreductase subunit J, with product MGNFLVWVIWIVAALACLGTGMAVVGFTNPFYSALSLIGNLASLAVLYLLASAEFVAAAQILVYAGAVMVMFLFVIAYLGGRADAPWAGGGRWLQLAALVAGAALLVEVVVALLLKAGGRLSDEAAVSGSFGSPAEIGKLFLTDHLLAFEITSIVLLVAAVGGVVLGMRSDAEGERS
- a CDS encoding complex I 24 kDa subunit family protein; translation: MIPLYDRIQELKAMYPDPRSAVMPALQLAQERHGGWLPEQAFREVADALDLTPAYCLSIASFYDMFRLEPVGEHVIEVCTNISCGLNGAQQVVEAFASELGLGAGETSGDGAWTLRTVECLGGCGWATVVAVNNRHRLHVQAADVPGIVAELRGESA
- the nuoH gene encoding NADH-quinone oxidoreductase subunit NuoH, whose protein sequence is MTFPVRLLLASGANGEPWWIALIKAAIIINLVLVTFAYLTLAERKIMGRMQLRYGPNRAGPYGLLQPIADLVKLIRKESFFPAAAIDVLYISSPFLAAFTALSTFSVIPFGPGWTIAGYQVNGYVADLPIALLLVFAIGSLGIYGFILGGWSSDSKYALLGSMRTCAQLVSYEVSLALSVLGVILMARSLSLVDIVQAQANETWYVLPQFVGFAVFLAAGTAETARAPFDLPEAEQELVAGYHTEYGGMRFGLFSMSEYINLITLSGLCVTLFLGGWHGPLLPGPLWFVLKLFLLLFVFIWVRTTLPRLRYDQLMRFGWKVLLPVATLNAVVTAILVVAI
- the nuoK gene encoding NADH-quinone oxidoreductase subunit NuoK; amino-acid sequence: MLGPGVPWYLAVSGVLFAIGATGVLLRRSPLIVLLSLEIMLNASNLALVGFSRLLGAVDGQVFAIGVMAVAAAEVTVGLGLIVAFARRDMELDVDALTELRG